In one window of Scyliorhinus canicula chromosome 17, sScyCan1.1, whole genome shotgun sequence DNA:
- the LOC119951166 gene encoding zinc finger protein 229-like, which translates to WKCADCGKGFTSPSKLETHRRSHTGERPFICFKCGKGFAQSSALLGHQRVHTGERPFTCSTCGKGFAKSSNLLSHQRVHTGERPFTCSTCGKGFTESTTLRKHQRIHTGERPFTCIECGKGFTRAFTLLKHQRVHTGERPFTCSTCGKGFTQSFNLLCHQRVHTGERPFTCSTCGKGFTQSFNLLCHQRVHTGERPFTCSTCGKGFTQSSNLLSHQRVHTGERPFTCSTCGKGFTESSTLRKHQRIHTGERPFTCTECGKGFTLSSHLLRHQRVHTGERPFQCPDCGKSYKSSGELMCHQRVHTDERPFRCSQCGIGFRQSSYLTVHQRIHTGERPFTCSNCGKGFTTSSNLLSH; encoded by the coding sequence tggaaatgtgcggactgtgggaaaggattcacttccccatccaagctggaaactcatcgacgcagtcacactggggagagaccattcatctgcttcaagtgtgggaagggattcgctcagtcatcCGCCCTGCTcggtcaccagcgagttcacacaggtgagagaccgttcacctgctccacgtgtgggaagggattcgctaagtcatccaacctgctgagtcaccagcgagttcacactggggagagaccgttcacctgctccacgtgtgggaagggattcactgagtcaaccacattgcggaaacaccagcgaattcacactggggagagaccgttcacctgcatcgagtgtgggaagggattcactcgggcaTTCAcactgctgaaacaccagcgtgttcacactggggagagaccattcacctgctccacgtgtgggaagggattcactcagtcattcaACCTGCTgtgtcaccagcgagttcacactggggagagaccgttcacatgctctacgtgtgggaagggattcactcagtcattcaACCTGCTgtgtcaccagcgagttcacactggggagagaccgttcacatgctctacgtgtgggaagggattcactcagtcatccaacctgctgagtcaccagcgagttcacactggggagagaccgttcacctgctccacgtgtgggaagggattcactgagtcatccacactgcggaaacaccagcgaattcacactggggagagaccattcacctgcaccgagtgtgggaagggattcactctgtcatcccacctgctgagacaccagcgggttcacactggggagagaccgtttcaatgtccagactgcgggaagagctataaaagttctggggaattgatgtgccatcaacgtgttcacactgacgagagaccattcaggtgctctcagtgtgggattgggttcagacaatcatcttacctcactgtacatcaacgaattcacaccggggagaggccattcacctgctccaattgtgggaagggattcaccacttcatccaacctgctgagtcac